The DNA region ATTGCtgcgggccaaaaccgcagcatattatggcaaaAAAGCCGCAAcaaataagattttttccactagtgtatgaatgaaagatggtagagttaggatTTCTGTTTTTGGGGAAAATGTTGAAATTGATGGCATTGAAAATGGTGAATCGCAaaaataggcgtacaacaacCTTAGAGCtttgaaattaacgtttgctaacattttatgtgcaaaaagatcacggtggaacaatttggtaaaccttagggttaccacatgaattttttaaaagttctgATTATTACGTGGAAAACTTAAAACCTCAAGGTCACtacatagaattttttttatttttttgatgagTAAACACTTAATTTAATAAATGTCATTTTTCGAtgaaataacaatttaatttacattCAGTATGTATATCTTTgtcaaaagaaatatatttaaatttaatagacAATAGATGACAACTATATGCACAACTATCTTATATTAATCTTATAATTAACAATCTAATGTAAAAAGTAATTTTCCAAATACTAGAATTACCAAGTctttaattataaaacaaattttaagagAATAACatactattattataatttataacacTACAAAAAATTTTCTACTTCATTAGTCTAGACTAGGTCCCTAGGTAGTTTAACATGAATTGTGTGAGTACTGATgctttaaataatattaaaaacaatataCGTTGCTCAAGTATCAACAAAGTCGTTGTAGTATAGTGGTAAGTATTCCCGCCTGTCACGCGGGTGACCCGGGTTCGATCCCCGGCAACGGCGTattctttttaaactttttattttctaatatgACGTTCTGAGTTTCATCCTTTCTCGATCACAATATACTTTCATAACGAGGGAAACAACACCAAAAAAATGGCACAAATTCTGTCGACTCCTTCCAACATCTCCATTAAAACCCAACTCCATTTTCATGGAATAACTTCCAAGTCCAACCTTTACCCTTCCTCTCCTCCCATAACTATATTCTCCATTGTATCACCCACTTTAAGCTTACTAATAACTGGGTCCGCCATCTTCCCTCTTTAGATCCATTGCTTTCTGTTACTGGTCGCCTGTCTTCATATTATTTTGAACAATCTCCTTCCAAATTCTCTTCATCTCACGCTGCAAATTCGTCTCCTGGTATATTTTCTAACTTGGGTTATTgtctaatttttcttttacttgttcttccgtacaaatttttttataatcatattgttaaataatataatcTAGAAAATCTAGGAAATAATATACGtagaaataaacaaaaatcTATGATATCCTAAAAATATCTAGACTAACCTCCTAAAGCTAATAGCCTGGAATTATCTACAAGTTGTAGAAAAGATTAGAAACATAATAATGGTGAAAGTACCAACATAGAAGCACTATATATATGTTGCATGCTCTTATTTGTAATCAAATCACGTAAtacaaaaaaatcttttttcacaaaagccATCAATTGtcctctttatttttttcatattagcatcttcaatatttattaaccaaattcaataatctaCTGCAACTTCCGCATATTAATTCTAACACATATGAACTGTTGAGTAATTTGTATCGGGTATTTTCTagataatttttgtatttattttaatcAGAAAACCTGAATTTAGAACTATCATTTTTCTGGGTTTGTGTTTTCTGATTTGTTGAATCTTTTGGAGTAAGGTTTTGCCATTGTTGTTATTAGTAGGTACAAATAATGCCTTAGTTGATAGCATAAGGGTAGTATTGTAAATGTGTTGCTCTAGGGTCTTGTTACTCTTGTATATATATGCttatcattaatgaatgaaggCTCTCAAGGATCATATCTTACAGCGATCCtattcttcttcatcttcttcttctgaTTGTCCTTCTCTGTATCTTTTTTTGTTGCCATGACCAACAAGAAAGAAAGTCTTCATCCTTCCTTAACTGTAACTAATATCAAGAATCACATTCCCATACAATTAGAGTTGGAAACGGGCTTGTATTCTACATGGTCTCAATTGTTCAAGACCCACTGCAAGGCCTATCGAGTCTTGGACCATATCATTCCATCTTCCATTGATGCTGCTGGTTCTTTAACCCCGTTGATGGAGGATAAGGAGGAATGGGAATACGTCGACGCTCATGTCCTTACGTGGCTTTATGGGTCTATATCTCGGACTCTTCTTTCCATCATCTCTAAAGCCGACACTGCTCAAAAGGCGTGGGATGCACTCCAAGACTTATTCcaagataaaaagaaaactaGGGCTGTTTACTTGGAAGATCAATTCACCCATGTGGAACTATCCCAATTTGCAGATGTCAATGCATATTGCCTCCATTTGAAGAGTTTGGCTGATCAATTGGATAATGTTGGTGCCCCCGTATCGGGCCAACGTTTAGTGCTACAACTCATCAAGGGCCTATCTACAACATATGATGAGATGGTTACTGTATTGGAACAACAAGACCCTCTTCCAACGTTCCATCAAGCTCGGTTGAAATTGATCCTCCATGAGAAGAGGCGCAATCATCAAGCAGCGTGTGAGTCTTCTGTAGATGCCACTGCTGCTGCTCAACATTCGAATGATGAACCTGAGTTCTCTCTTTCTCCCAAGTCTGATGGCAACACTAAGGCTGGTTTCTCTAGGGGTAACAATCGAAAATACCAAGGTAATACTGGTTCTAAGAAAAAGGGTAACAATAATGGGAAGGAAAGGGAAGGAGATGGAAGattggtgtgttttcattctaAATCTTTTTCAATAATTGGAAGGATCTGTATTGTTTGTAATATGAAGGACCTCCTCCTTTCAATTCCCTACGCTCCATTTCCCTCCCTCCCCAATTGACACCTTGCACATATATGCTCATAGTATTGTTTTGCTGCATATATATGCTTATTTTTGATTCATAATCTGGTAAGTTTAATCTTAATTTTACTCATGGTATTGTATCTTTGGTTCTAATATAGATTGTgagatttttgattctaaattgTAGGCTTGCCGCCTAAGGTTTTTGTGGGTCATTCAATATATAAAGGGAAAGCTGCTCTAACAGTGGAGCCGAGGGCTCCGGAATTCACACCATTGGAGGTATGTTATGCATGGAGTTTTGGTTCTTCTCATTGCTGTATCTTTTGCTATGTTATCAGCTTTACAAGCAGGATTTTGTATGAAAAGCTCAAGTGTCTTAGTTATAGTCAGGTGCATTTAAACTTTCATGGGAGGGATGCATAATACTTCAGTTTGCACCTGCTGCTGGTGTTCGTCGATGGGATTGGAGTCGAAAACAGGTGAGATATCTACTACCCTCTATGTCCACATGAGTTTGCTGATATTTCTATTTTGGTTCTTCTCTTCTACTTtgcaatatttctattttgggtaATGTCTCCaccattttctttaattcttatctAGATATCTCTCATTGCTCATTTTTTATCCTATCCACATTTTATTGTTCACACCATTTACTTAATACTTATGCAACGGCCCTTGCATATCAAGGAGACAGAGGGACTATATACTATCTATGTGTGTAGTTCAATAACATTCGAAAATCATTTCGAGGAGTTCTTATTATGAGGTAACTCAATTGTGTAGTTAATGAAGTACTATATGATAATGTGAATCACCTTATGCAAGCTGTAAGTTGACCATGAAGATTATTAGGTTAATATTGTTTGACTGCATGTCTTTGTACAACACAATGTTTGTGATGATATCTATTGATGTTATATGCGTTAATTCTGTCATAATAAGGATGTGCAGTTTCCTACTCTGGAATTTGATGATTTCTTGTTGATTACTCTTGCATAATGTATCTGTCATTTATTAATGTATAGTAAGATATAGTGCATTTCAGGTGTTTTCTCTTTCAGTGTCTGAAATTGGGACTCTGGTGAGCCTTGGATCAAAGGAGTCATGTGAATTTATTCATGATCCGAACAAAGGAAATAGGTACttggtaaatttttttaatttgcttgtTAATATACTCctgtgtaaattttcatgatatactCTTGTGAATTTTTTCATGATCCTTGCACATCCATTATGAATTCTTGGGTTGCTCTCATGGTTGGGCCCATAGTTTAAAAATATGGTAAGTAACAGAACTTTGATGCAGTAACGAGTGATGTGATTGTATCGTCTAAATATCAGTTGAATTAGAAGATTTCTCTTGATAAGGTCCAAAACACAGTTGTTTTTTACACCATTACAATGTGGGAAGATCGgttcgtttgttttgaaaacctttacaacataGTCGATGCGATGCGCTGCGGCCTTGTTTCTACACTATGGTAGGGCCCGGACACTGGAGTTTGGAGGCGATTGCTATGGCTTCTTGACCATTTACCCCGTTgcttctttattttcatttgtctTTCAACTGTTTCTCAGTTTGCTGAGCCAGGTAGAAGAAATGTTGCGTTGCTGATGCCTTCATATCTAGGAATCTTATCATAGCTGTTTCAAACAGTTAATGTTTGCTCTACAAGTCAAGCAGAAGTCTGTAATATTATTGTAACTGGTATCTAGAAGAAAAAACATTCTCATGCTCATCAAATAATCATAGATAGGATATAAGAcaactttacccttgtttctTGTAATAACAATGGGGTTGTTTTCGACTGACCCTTGATTGCAAATATCATTTGCAGCTCCAGATAATGAAGAAGCTATAGCTCGATATAATTTGAACCAAAGAATTACAAATCGTTTAGTCTATcgagaatgaacgataaatttAGAATAGCCTAAAACTAGTACAAAATGGGATCCTTGTGTCTGCTTCAGCAGTTACAATGCTCTATTTATATTTCATGCTATCTGCATCTAAGAAGTTTATGATAATCTCTTCAAAATTCTTCAATGCAGTGATGAAGGCAAAGTAAGGAAGGTATTAAAAGTGGAGTCCCTTCCAGATGGCAATGACTACTTTTTCAATCTTAGTATGCTTCTTCTCCTGACTCCTCTGTAACTATTGATTATAAATACCTTTGCTTTGATCTTTTTCTGTAGTATGTCTCTGTGCTTCATCACTCCCTTTCCACTTGCTCtacttaacatttttttatctGATCGGCATGATGTCGAATGACTGAGGTTATTTCTCGGTCGTTCCTCTTTTTGTTGGAGTTGCAAGCATATTTATGTGTACGATTATCTGTTAAGCATGTAGTCATTCGCTCAAAtgtcttctttctttttttggaTAGATGTGCATTAAACATTACCGAagctaatctaattttttagttCTTTGCCTGCAATTAAGACTTCAGTTGCTAGCCTACCGATATGGATGACTAGTTTATATTAGTGTCCTCTTCATGGAGACAATTGCCAGGCTGAGACTTCCTAGAAATGATCCTGTAAGGTGGCTAATGACTCGAATCCTCATTCTCTATCGGGTCcatttttcttattgtttccaTGATCGTTCTTCTCTGTGCTGCCTAATATATAGTAGAAGTAGTTACATTCTGTTAGCGTTTAGTTAAATGGTTTCACAATCTGGTTGTTGAACATGACCTCATCTACTGTGGTTTTAAGTACATTGCTTGGGGCTTTGATCGATGATATGATCGTGTGATTCCCGGAGGAtgcttttgtttattttataccATCAATTTTTGTGTTTTAAGTATTATCCTCCGTTGTCTCTTATTTCCATTAGGCCAAAAATTAATAGTTATTTGGTTTCGGATTATAATAGATTATTAAAATGAAtcgttaaatcatgtgcacCTTTTATTGTTCAAAATTTAATACTAAAGATCATCTTTATCCCTCCTAATAATGCTTAGGTGTTCAAAACAAGTTTCTGAAATTGGACGAGAACATCTACATACCAATTTCGAAAGCAGAGTTTGCCGTTCTTTTATCAGCGTTCAATGTAAGATTGAATCTCTTTCCGATTCTTTTCTGATCATCTGATTTCAGCATGTGTATTCAAATTACAGTTTTCTAGCTTTTAAGATGCATTTAATTTGCCGATCAAGCTTCAAGGTGTGTTGTTGAACTGGGTTGGTGTATGTTGCAGTTTATCTTGCCATACCTATTAGGTTGGCATATCTTTGCTGATTCCACCAAACCTGACTACAAAAACTGTGCCAACAGCTCAAACTCAAGATCCGTGGACTGAGAATGGAGTAGATAAGGTAACTAGGTAAGCTCACTTTTGTGCGGTCGTTCGAACGTTAGTATGCTAATTGCAATTGGAAGTAGTGTTCGAGTTTGAGGTTCATCGATATGTATATTCATATTGATAAGTTTTGTGTTACATAGTTAGGGTTAGGCATTG from Amaranthus tricolor cultivar Red isolate AtriRed21 chromosome 3, ASM2621246v1, whole genome shotgun sequence includes:
- the LOC130809042 gene encoding uncharacterized protein LOC130809042, with the protein product MTNKKESLHPSLTVTNIKNHIPIQLELETGLYSTWSQLFKTHCKAYRVLDHIIPSSIDAAGSLTPLMEDKEEWEYVDAHVLTWLYGSISRTLLSIISKADTAQKAWDALQDLFQDKKKTRAVYLEDQFTHVELSQFADVNAYCLHLKSLADQLDNVGAPVSGQRLVLQLIKGLSTTYDEMVTVLEQQDPLPTFHQARLKLILHEKRRNHQAACESSVDATAAAQHSNDEPEFSLSPKSDGNTKAGFSRGNNRKYQGLPPKVFVGHSIYKGKAALTVEPRAPEFTPLESGAFKLSWEGCIILQFAPAAGVRRWDWSRKQVFSLSVSEIGTLVSLGSKESCEFIHDPNKGNSDEGKVRKVLKVESLPDGNDYFFNLSVQNKFLKLDENIYIPISKAEFAVLLSAFNFILPYLLGWHIFADSTKPDYKNCANSSNSRSVD